Part of the Oncorhynchus mykiss isolate Arlee chromosome 23, USDA_OmykA_1.1, whole genome shotgun sequence genome is shown below.
TATCGCCATCAACTGGCCTATTTGCTACTAACTAGCTACGTTAACTATAAAAagttaaactagctagctaaagtaaATACCATTGCACATTTAGCTGAAATTGGCCAGTATATTGTAGTTACATCAAGATTACAATTGGCCAACTACAATGTTCTACTAAATTTAACTAAAACTGGAATCAGAGCTTACCTTCTGCTCCTGCGCCCGTAGCCTCCATGCCTCCTTGGGGGTCCACTGCCGCCTCGGCGCCCGAAGTGGGAGTCTGGTGGACGGCCATATCGCGCCATCTGCACTCGCAGTTCCCGCCCATCGAGCAAGGCCCCGTCCATGGCGTCCATCGCGTCTTCAGCGTCGCGCTTATCGTGGAACCTCACAAAGGCGAAACCACGGCTCTCCTTAGTGTACCGATCGCGGGGGATGTACACGTCTCCCACCCGGCCATACTTCTCGAAAACTCGGCGTAGGGTCTCAGGCGAGGTCCGGTACGTGAGATTGTCCACTTTGAGCGAGGACATACCCTCGACATCGGGCGGAGGCCTTCCGTAGCTCATCTTTGCTCCTCAAAATGAGACAGCCAGACGAAGATTAAAATCGTTATTCTAGACtaaatttgtttttgttttgctgaTTTGTATGCTAAACTCACCCCTTTCTCTTAGCTGCTCGCACATGAAATGGCGGCTCAGGAGCTTCCTTTTTGTGTTGGCTGGTAGGCGGGTTAATAACTACTCCCTCTTGGAACTACAGCGCGCCGTAGCGGATTGGAGTGGCAGAACAGTTAGAATGCTAACTGACGGTGTCAAGATTAAAATAACAACAGAACCCACGTTTCCATCCAGTTTTTATGCCAGTAAAGCataccatattttttttaaatcacggcagctgtgatggaaacagtaCATTTTTGTGTTAGTAAAATGAATGATTCGAGAAATGGTAGTGGAACGCCTTATGCGCAAATActtatataataaccatcatatcgaagtaaacttggagtctcACTACTCACTACTCACTACTATGTTGCTGCATATAATTGTGAAAACTGTCTGGTTCGTGTAACTCTAGCTACAGTAGGTTTTCTTTCAATTGGCAAGAGATTTTCATGcgacaactacttcaaggtcttagagcgagtgacgtcaccgtcACCTATTAGTGCGCAGCCCGctgactagctagccatttcacatcggttacaatGACACTTTGTGATCTAGGCTTCCCCAACAACCATAGCCGCGAGAAGTGCGGGTGCTGAAGCTCCCCCTGATAAATCAGAATACAAATTTGTTTGAGTTTTTTTAGAAAATATTGTTTTCAACAGAATTAGTGCACTGGGCTTTTATTACTACTGCATGAGGAGACAAAAAAGTTGATTTTGGAAGTTTGGCTACACGAGACTAGCTATTGGGATGCTACCAGTGTGTATCATGTTCTAACACAAAACAGGCCTATACATTTATTGTCGAATTGCCTATCAATATTTCTGTGTTGCCTAAGTTGATTGTTTATCTATTTCTTTCTAAATGTAAAATATACATTTGACTTGATAGATAAATATAATTACGCAACTTTGCATTGCATGGCAGTGATTAATTCCCACGTTTGGGGAAGGTCCAGTGGGAACTGCTTGCCTGCTGAATTGTACTGAGCAAAACCCATAGCAGACCCCATTGTCCAGATTTGTGCATGACGTCATGGGTAGCCATTAGATTTGTTCTTTGGGGCAAGAAGAGCATGGAGAGCATGAGCACACTCAGCACAGATAGCCATCAGCCTTGGTCGAAAATATATGTAATCTTCAACCTAGCCATCAGCATCCCAGCACAGCCATACAAATGGGAGAGAAGGAACAAAAATATGTGGAACATTATATGGTGCTCAGGGCCGGCCCTAGTCGAGTCGACCGCTTAGGGCCCCACGGCCTCaacaaagtaaaaaatatatatatttaggaaCTCAATTGGCAGTCTCAACGTACTGTTGAGTGTTAGAATactagaatacacaaggtgcaattttgaaatgtgGTTGTGTATCAGCAGTTTTCTCTTGTTATATCAGTCACTGCAGTTACTCAATTAGCCCGTGTAAGGTACATTTTTTTTGATTCGTTAACATATTTTAAGGCATGCTTTGTAAGTGGCCATATTTGTTGAGAGTCCTGTACCAATTTAAGTGATATGTGTAGTAGTTCCCTAAGAATTACATTTATATAGGGGACTGATCCGAGTGGCAGCAGGTCTTAAACGTTTAATGGTTGAATATTTAACCATGATCATTTGATCTGTTTTGCCCTGTAATCACAGCCAATTTCAAAGCCTTTGTTTAGGCCCAtagaagtgcaagtgatataaaacacatagTATTCATTAGTGGTGGGGAAACaaagcttcctgaagcattgaGGCTTTCCAGACAATTGTGTTGAAAATAGGTTCTTTACTTGaggctttacatttttttatttatttatttatttcacctttatttaaccaggtaggctagttgagaacaagttctcatttacaactgcaacctggccaagataaagcatagcagtgtgaacagacagcaacacagagttacacatggagtaaacaataaacaagtcaataacacagtataatttttttatatacattgtgtgcaaaaggcatgaggaggtaggcgaataattacaatttagcagattaacactggagtgataaatgatcagatggtcatgtgcaggtagagatactggtgtgcaaaagagcagaaaagtaaataaataaaaacagtatggggatgaggtaggtaaattgggtgggctatttaccgatggactatgtacagctgcagcgatcgggtAGCTGctgagatagcagatgtttaaagttggtgagggagataaaagtctccaacttcaacgatttttgcaattcgttccagtcacaggcagcagagaactggaaggaaaggcggacaaatgaggtgttggctttagggatgatcagtgagatacacctgctggagcgcgtgctacgggtaggtgttgccattgtgaccagtgaaccaaggcggagctttacctagcatggacttgtagatgacctggagccggtgggtctggcgacgaatatgtagcgagggccagccgactagagcatacaggtcacagtggtgggtagtataaggtgctttagtaacaaagcggatggcactatgataaactgcatccagtttgctgagtagagtattggaagccattttgtagatgacatcgccgaagtcgaggatcggtaggatagtcagttttactagggtaagtttggcggcgtgagtgaaggaggctttgttttgcgaattagaaagccaattctagatttgattttggattggggatgtttgatatgagtctggaaggaaagtttacagtctagccagacacctaggtacttatagatgtccacatattctaggtcggaaccatccagggtggtgatgctagtcgggcgtgcccgtgcaggcagcgaacggttgaaaagcatgcatttggttttactagcgttggaggccacggaaggagtgttgtatggcattgaagctcgtttggaggttagatagcacagtgtccaaggaagggccagaaataTACAGAAGTATGATCAACAAAGTTTACACTAGTGGCACCTGCATGTCAAAAGAATTCAGAGCAGACAAATTATTATAGATGATGTCCCACACTCCATAGCGCATGCACAGCGTAGCTTTTTTGTCTTCTACCGAAACCAATACCAAACCAATCAGTTGGTTGTTAGACGAAACAATGCTTCAGACATCATTGATCACGtgcttctgataaagtgatacaggCTTCGGCACACGGCTTTGAAGTACACCGCTCTACGATTTCGACGCATACCTTCAAATTATTTTGAATACCAGTGTATCCTTAACTTAAACAACATTTTCAGTAATGGTTACAGAgatgttttacttgctatgacaGTGATCTGTGTTTTATTAATTAACCTTGGTTGAATACACCAATTGTAAATTGCAAAGGACAAGAGCGCCCACTAAataaccaaaatgtaaatgtcttTAAACCTTTCAACTGAGTTATATGGCATTTGGTAATTACAATTATATGCTGTA
Proteins encoded:
- the srsf2a gene encoding serine and arginine rich splicing factor 2a; translated protein: MSYGRPPPDVEGMSSLKVDNLTYRTSPETLRRVFEKYGRVGDVYIPRDRYTKESRGFAFVRFHDKRDAEDAMDAMDGALLDGRELRVQMARYGRPPDSHFGRRGGSGPPRRHGGYGRRSRSRSASPRRRRHSRSRSRNRSRGRDYSRSRSRSYSRSRSKSRTPRKSKSPSRSRSRSRTPASNRGSRSRSKSMPKSPDDNGTES